The DNA sequence CGCGAGCCCTACCGCCCGCCGCGCCGACTCGGTGGCGTCGGCGAGCTCACTCCGACGGAGCTCTCCCTGGGTGTAGAGGATGAGCGCCGTCTGGACCTCTTGGAGTCCGACGCGTGCGGTCAACTCGTAGCTCAGATAGGCCTGCTCCTGTCTCGCATCCGCAGCGTCGATCATGGCGCGAATGCGCCCAAAGTCGAGCAGAGGCGCGAGCAGATTGGCGCCGAGCGACCAGAGCAGCGAGGGAGCAGACAGGACAGCGGCCCCATCGCTGCCACTCTGGAGTCCGAGCATGCTGCCCAGGGAAATCCGGGGATAGCGAAGGGCCTCGGCCGCCTCCCGCCGAGCGATGGATGCGAGCAACCGGGCTTCGGCCGCCCGGACATCGGGCCGCAGGCCGACGACCTCCGTGGGAGTGAGGAGCACGCCGAGCGCGCTCGCGCTCGGGAGGGCCCCCGTCTCGGAGAGCACGCCGCCAAGCTCCTCGGGAGTCGTGGCGAGGAGCAGGACGATGCGGTGGCGCGAGGACTCGGCGAACTCCGCGAGCTGAGCGACCCGAGCCCGGGTCTCACCCCGGGCGGTGAGGGCGCGCTCGACGTCGAGGCGGCTGGCAATCCCCTGCTCGAACCGCGCTCGCGCGATCCGAAGCGTCTCCTCGGCGCCCTTCGCGTTGGCCTCCGCGAGGGTGTGCTGGGTGCGGTAGAGGCGGAACTCCAGGTAGGCCCTTGCCACCTCCGCGACCAGCGTGAGCCGCACGCCATCGCGATCGGCCACGGTCGCCGCCCACACCGCGTCCGCGGCGCGGGTCTCCGCACGCAGCCGCCCGAAGACGTCGGCCTCCCAACTCGCCTCGACGCCCAGCGTGGCGGCGGTGCGCTCCAGAACAGCACCTCCAACTCCCACGGTTCGACCGGTGCTGATGCCGGCGCTGCCGTTGAGCTGCGGGAAGAGCTCCGCCCCAGCTCCCTGACGCAGCGCGCGTGCCTCGCGGATTCGCGCATCCGCGAGGCGAAGATCCAGGTTCCGGCGCTCGGCCACGACGATCAGCTCATCGAGGACCGGATCACCGAACGAGCGCCACCACGCCGCGTCAATCGAAGCGCTTCGAGCCGTGGCGGGAGCGCTGACCCAATCCGCCTGGAGCTCGGCGGCACGCAAGCTCGGCGCGGTGGAGCC is a window from the Hyalangium ruber genome containing:
- a CDS encoding efflux transporter outer membrane subunit, producing the protein MRRSLRLMAVLLAVTSCAGSTAPSLRAAELQADWVSAPATARSASIDAAWWRSFGDPVLDELIVVAERRNLDLRLADARIREARALRQGAGAELFPQLNGSAGISTGRTVGVGGAVLERTAATLGVEASWEADVFGRLRAETRAADAVWAATVADRDGVRLTLVAEVARAYLEFRLYRTQHTLAEANAKGAEETLRIARARFEQGIASRLDVERALTARGETRARVAQLAEFAESSRHRIVLLLATTPEELGGVLSETGALPSASALGVLLTPTEVVGLRPDVRAAEARLLASIARREAAEALRYPRISLGSMLGLQSGSDGAAVLSAPSLLWSLGANLLAPLLDFGRIRAMIDAADARQEQAYLSYELTARVGLQEVQTALILYTQGELRRSELADATESARRAVGLARRQYTEGTLSLLEVLDAERTLYTLELQAVQATADVSLRLVSLYQTMGLMPPNPEAA